The Tripterygium wilfordii isolate XIE 37 chromosome 5, ASM1340144v1, whole genome shotgun sequence genome window below encodes:
- the LOC119998294 gene encoding vesicle transport protein GOT1-like, with protein MISFEMNDRKKIGLGLTGFGILFTFLGVIFFFDKGLLAMGNILFLSGVTLTIGLKSTMQFFVKRQNYKGTISFGAGFFVVVIGWPILGMILESYGFIVLFSGFWPTLAVFLQRIPILGWVFQQPYIRSLFDRYRGKRVPV; from the exons ATGATTTCCTTTGAAATGAACGACCGAAAGA AGATCGGACTGGGATTGACGGGGTTTGGCATTCTGTTCACTTTCCTTGGGGTTATATTTTTCTTCGACAAGGGATTGCTCGCGATGGGGAAT ATCCTTTTCTTATCGGGTGTGACTCTAACTATTGGACTGAAGTCTACCATGCAATTTTTTGTGAAACGTCAAAACTACAAG GGAACTATATCTTTTGGTGCTGGCTTCTTCGTTGTTGTAATAGGATGGCCTATTCTGGGCATGATTTTGGAATCATATGGATTTATTGTTCTCTTCAG TGGCTTCTGGCCTACACTGGCTGTTTTTCTGCAAAGGATTCCAATTCTTGGTTGGGTGTTTCAACAACCATATATCAGATCG CTTTTTGACCGATATCGAGGCAAAAGGGTTCCTGTATAA